DNA sequence from the Streptomyces cinnabarinus genome:
CCGCCGTCACACCCGACTTCGGCAGCCGCCAGGGCTATCTGCGGCCCGCGCCCGAGGGCATCGACGCCCACTGGGCCTGGCAGCGGCCCGGCGGCACCGGTCAGGGCGTGACGGTGATCGATGTGGAGGGCGCCTGGCAGCTCGGCCACGAGGATCTGGCCGCCCGGCTGGCCGGTGTCGTCGTCGGCACCCCGGTCGACGATCTCGCCTGGCGCAACCACGGCACCGCCGTGATCGGCGTGATCGGCGGCGACCGCAATGAGTACGGCGTCCAGGGCGCCGCGCCGGACGCGGTGACCGCGGCCGCGTCCTTCCAGGGCGTCGGCACCGCGGCTGCGATCCACGCGGCGGCGGAGCGGCTCGGCCCCGGCGACATCGTGCTGGTCGAACTCCACCGGCCGGGACCGCGGTTCGAGTACGCCGAGCGCGACGACCAGCGGGGCTACCTGGCTCTGGAGTGGTGGCCGGACGACTTCGCGGCCGTGCGGCACGCCTCCGCCAAGGGCGTGCTCGTGGTAGCGGCCGCGGGCAACGGCGCCGAGTCGCTGGACGATGCGGTCTACGAGCGCCGCCCGGACGAATTCCCGCGCGGCTGGCGCAACCCGTTCAACCCGTCCAATCCCTCCTCCGGTGCCGTCCTGGTCGGCGCGGGCGCCCCGCCGCCCGGTACGCACGGCCGGGATCACGGCCCGGACCGGTCGAGGCTGGCGTTCTCCAACTACGGCTCACGCGTGGACGCGCAGGGCTGGGGGCACGAGGTCACGACCACCGGCGGCTTCTGGGACCGGCCCGGGGATCTCCAGGGCGGGCCCGAGGAGATCGCCTGGTACACCGACACGTTCTCGGGGACCTCCGCCGCCGCACCGGTGGTGGTCGGCGCGCTGGCCGCGCTCCAGGGCATGCTCAAGGCGGCAGGCCAGGCCCCGATGTCCGCCGAACGCGCCCGCGCGGTGCTGCGGGCGAGCGGTTCCCCGCAACAGGACGCGCCGGGCCGGCCGGCCTCGCAGCGGATCGGCGGCCGGCCCGACATCAGGGCGGCGGTGACGCAGCTGCTGCCGCACGCGGTCGACTCGGGCCGGGCCGAGCGTTACTGGGACGAGCTCCTGCCGTACCCGCGTGAACTCCCGCCGAGGCTCCGGCTGTACGTGGCCGGTGCCTGGCGGAACCTGAACCGTCCGTCCCCCGAGCTCCGCCAGGCGGTGCACGCCGCGTTCGCGGGGGGACGGCCCGACGTCCGGGTGTGGTTCTCGGACGACGAAATCGTCGGCCTGGTGATCACCGGCTGACGGACAGCCCATACCAGCAAGGGAAGGTGGCACAGGTATGAGCACCACCCCGCAGATGGGTCAACTGGCACAGCAGTACCCAAGCACCGCTCCGTACCAGCAACAGCCCTACCAGCAGCAGCCGTTCGGCGGCATGGGCGGCGGCATCAGCGGCGGCATCGGCATGACCGGCGGCTCGCTGGAGCAGCTCCAGCAGCTCGGCCAGCAGCAGCCCTACCAGCAGTTGGTGCAGCAGATGGCGCCCCAGCAGCAGGACCAGCAGGCGCAGCAGGCCGAGCAGCAGATGCAGCAGCAGTTGCAGCAGATCGCGCTGGCCGCCGTACAGCAGCTGGCGCAGCAGGTGCAGACGCAGGCCCTCGCGGCCGGCGTGGCGACCGGCTTCATCGACTGCGTCCACCCGCTCCAGGGGCAGCCGCATCAGATCTTCCTGCGCGTCAACCAGCAGTTCCGGGTCCTCAACAACCCGAACCCGCAGGTCCACCAGCAGATCCAGCAGGCCTTCGCCTGTGGGCACCAGGTGATCGCCGTCTGGGACACGCAGTCGCCGAGCGTCCTGCGCAGCGTGCGGATCCAGCGCCTGTGACGGGCACTTGACCTGACCGAGGGCGCTTCCCCGCGCGGGGAAGCGCCCTCTCCCGTTCCTACAGCGCGACGCCGAGCAGCGCGTCCACCGATCGGGACACGACGCCGGGGGCGCTCTCGTCCGCGCCGCCCCGCTCCTGCTGGAGCGCCGCCCAGCGGTCGACCGCGGCGAGGGCGGCCGGGGCGTCGAGGTCGTTCGCGAGAGCCTCGCGGATCTCCTCGACCAGTGCCTCGGCGCCCGGGCCGTCGGGCCGGGAGACGGCCGCGCGCCAGCGGGCCAGGCGGGTCTCGGCGTCCCGGAGCACCTGGTCGGTCCACTCCCAGTCGGCCCGGTAGTGGTGGGCGAGGAGCGCGAGCCGGATGGCGACGGGGTCGACGCCGTCCCGGCGCAGCGCGGAGACGAAGACCAGGTTGCCCTTGGACTTGGACATCTTCTCGCCGTGCAGGGCGACCATGCCCGCGTGGACGTAGGCCTTGGCCATGGGGAACTCGCCGGTGAGCACCTGGGCGTGCGAGGCGCCCATCTCGTGGTGCGGGAAGGCGAGGTCGGAGCCCCCGCCCTGGACGTCGAAGCCCATGCCGAGGTGGTCCAGGGCGATGGCCACGCACTCGATGTGCCAGCCGGGGCGGCCCCGGCCGAGCGAGGCGCCGTCCCAGCTCGGCTCGCCCTCGCGGGCGGCCATCCAAAGCATCGGGTCGAGCGGGTTCTTCTTGCCCGGACGGTCCGGGTCACCGCCGCGCTCGGCGGACAGCAGCCGCATCGCGGCGGCGTCGAGGCCCGAGACCTTGCCGAAGTCGGGGTCGGCCTCGACGGAGAAGTAGATGTCGCCGTCGAGATCGTAGGCGGCGCCCGCCGCACGCAGGCGTTCGACGAGCGGCACGATGCCGGGTATCGCCTCGACGGCGCCGATGTAATGCCGCGGGGGCAGCATGCGCAGGGCGGTCATGTCCTCGCGGAAGAGGGCGGTCTCCTTCTCGGCGAGGGCCACCCAGTCGACGCCGTCGCGCTCGGCCCGCTCCAGCAGCGGGTCGTCGACGTCGGTGACGTTCTGCACGTAGTGGACCTGCCGCTTGGTGTCGAGCCACACGCGCTGCACGAGGTCGAACGCGTTGTAGGTCGCCGCGTGACCCATGTGGGTCGCGTCGTACGGGGTGATGCCGCAGACGTAGATACGGGCGACGGGACCGGGCTCGAGGGTGACGAGTCCACCGGTCGCGGTGTCGTGGATCCGGAGGTCGCGGCCCTTGCCGGGCAGGGCGGGGACCTCAGAAGCGGGCCAGGCATACATGTCATGAGCGTAACCGGACCGGCGTTCCATATACGAACCGGATCGGGCCGGATGGCCGGTAAGGCGCTCTTGCGCGTCACCCGCCCGTATGCGGTACGGCGGTACCCGGTGCCGTAGGGCTAGACCGGCGGCCAGGGGATCGCGGGCCACTCCCCGCTCGGCTCGGGGTGGACGCCCGTGGTGAGCATCGCCTCGACCCGCGCGCGGGTGGCGTCGATCTCCGCCGCGGTGATCAGGGGGGTGAGGGTCGCCGTGAGTGCCCCGCGGGGCTCCAGTGCCGCCTTCAGGCCCTTGAGGACGTCGACGGCCTCCCCGGTGAGGGCCTCGCCCGCCCAGCCCCACAGCAGGGTGCGCAGCTTGTTCTCGACGTTGAAGGTGACCCCGTGATCGATGCCGTAGAGCCGCTCCTCGGCGGCGGGCAGCAGATGACCGCCCTTGCGGTCGGCGTTGTTGATCACGGCGTCCAGGACGGCGAGCCGGCGCAGCCGCTCGTCGTCGGCGTGCACCAGCAGGGCGGTGCGCCCCTCACCCACCTCGGCGAACCCGACGGCCTTCCAGCCCGGCCCGGGCTCCTCCCGGTCCACCAGCGCGAGCAGTTCGCTGCCGGGCACGAGGTCGATCCACAGCTGGCACATGCCCTCGCCGTGGGGGCCGTCCCGCAGCACGGTGGGCGGTACGAGGTCCCAGCCGGTCGCCTCGGAGACCGCGTACGCGGCGACCTCCCGCTCGGCGAGGGTGCCGTCGGGGAAGTCCCACAGCGGGCGCTCGCCGGCGATCGGCTTGTAGACGCAGGACGCCTCCTGGCCCGCGTGGGACACCGTGCAGAACAGGGCCGCGTTCGACGCCTCGCGGATCCGGCCGCGGACGGTGAGCTCCCCTTCGGTGAGCAGATCCAGCGGGGTCACGCTCCGCGGCGGTATCCGTTCTGGCGCGGACATACGTGTCCCTCCGGGTCCAGGGGCAGGCTGCACAGCGGGCACGGCGGCCGCCCGGCGTTGACGACGTCCAGGGCGCGCTTGGCGAAGGCCCGGGCCTGCGCGCCGGTGAGCCGGACCCGCAGCATCGGGGGGCCGTTCTCCTCGTCCTGGAGCAGCCGCTCCTCGGCCTCGGCGAGGTCCTCGTCGGACTCCGCCTCCAGCTCGACCAGGGCCTGCGCCTCGACGATCATGCGCTGTTCCTCGCCGTCCCAGGCCAGCGCCATGGTGCCGACCCGGAACTCCTCCTCGACCGGGGCGTCGAGGGGTGCGGTGTCGGAGACCTCGGTGGGGGCCATGGCGGGCACCGCGGCGCTGCCGCCGCTGCGCCGTACGACCTCGTCGAGCAGTTCGTCCATGCGCTCGGCGAGCGCGGCCACCTGCGTCTTCTCCAGGGCCACGCTGGTCACCCGACCCCCTGCGGACGCCTGGAGGAAGAACGTACGGCGTCCGGGCAGTCCGACCGTGCCGGCCACGAAACGCTCCGGGGGGTCGTAGAGGAACACCTGACGGGACACGTCCTGTCTCCATGGGAATCGTGAACGGACTCGGGATCGGGCCGCTACCGCGACCGCTTCACCCTACTGCGCTTGGCGATCACGGTGCGCCCGCACCACCCCCGACCGGGGCGTCGCCGGCCGGCGGCTCCTCCCGGGGCGCCAGGGAGGCGAAGTCCCCGGTGTCACCGAGGCGGAGAAGGAACGGCCGCAGACGTGTGTAACGGATCGCGGTGATGGAACACGGTTCGACAGCGATCCGCTGGAAGAGGTCCAGATGAAGTCCGAGTGCCTCCGCCACCAGGGACTTGATGATGTCGCCGTGCGAGCACATCAGATACACGGCGTCGGAGCCGTGCTCGCGCTCCACGCGCGCGTTCCACTCGCGTACGGCCTCGGCGGCGCGGGTCTGCATCGCCCGCATCGACTCGCCGCCGGGGAACGCGGCCGCCGAGGGGTGCGCCTGGACGATCTCCATCAGGGGTTCGTCCTTGAGCTCGGCGAGCTTGCGGCCGGACCAGTCGCCGTAGTCGCACTCCCCGATCCGCTCGTCGGTGTGCGCCCGCAGCCCGGGCCGGGCGTCGAGGAGCGGCCGTACGGTCTCCTCGCAGCGCTGCAGGGGGCTGGTGACGACCTCGGAGACCGGCAGCCCGGCGAGGCGTCCGGGCAGGGCGGCGGCCTGCGCGGCGCCGCGTTCGTCGAGGGCGACGCCGGGCGTCCACCCGGCGAGCAGTCCCTCGGTGTTGGCGGTGGAACGTCCGTGCCGGACCAGGATCAGGGTGGGCATGCGGCCCAGGGTAGGCGCACCTCGGGGTGCACCGGCCGGGAGCAGGCGGGAGAATACGCTCCGTGATCGTCGACTGCGCCATCTACCGTGACGGCACGCGGACGGAGGGGCCCAAGGACTTCTCCCTCGCGCTGGCGCAGTGCCGCAGGGGCGGTGACGCCTTCGTCTGGATCGGGCTGTACGAGCCCACGGAGGGCGAGTTCGACCGGGTCGCGCAGGAGTTCGGGCTGCATCCGCTGGCCGTCGAGGACGCCCTCACCGCCCACCAGCGCCCCAAGCTGGAGGTCTACGACGACTCGCTGTTCATGGTCCTCAAACCGGTCGGCTACGAACCGAAGCACGACGTCGTCTCGGCCGGCGAGGTCATGGTCTTCATCGGCGACTCGTTCGTGGTGACGGTGCGGCACGGCGAGGAGGCGCCGCTGGCCGCCGTACGCAGCCGTCTGGAGGCCGAGCCGGAGATGCTGCGGCACGGTCCCACGGCGGTGCTGTACTCGATCGCCGACGCGGTCGTCGACCACTACGTGGACGTGGCGGGCGAACTGAGCACCGACCTGGAGGAGCTGGAGGCCGACGTGTTCTCGCCGACCGGCGGTGGCTCCCGGCACACGGCGTCCCGGATCTACAACTTCAAGCGGCAGATCCTGGAGTTCCGCCGCGCCACCGGCCCGTTGGCCCAGCCGCTGGACCGGCTCGCGGGCGGTGGCGTGTTCGGCGTCCGGGTGCCCTTCGTGCACGCCAAGGCGCAGCCGTTCTTCCGTGACGTCAACGACCATCTCACGCGGGTGAACGAGTCGGTGGAGGCCCTGGACCGGCTGGTGTCGGACATGCTCTCGGCGCATCTGGCGCAGATGAGCGTCCGGCAGAACGACGACATGCGGAAGATCTCCGCGTGGGCGGCCATGGCCGCGGTCCCCACGATGATCGCGGGGATCTACGGCATGAACTTCGACCACATGCCCGAGCTGCACTGGCTGTGGTCGTATCCGGCCGTGATCGCGGGCATGGCCGCCCTGGAGGTCATGCTGTACCGGCTCTTCAAGAGCCGGGGGTGGTTGTAGCCGGGCCGGCCGCTAGGCGAACTCGGGGGCGGAGGTGGCCGGGCCGCCCAGGGCGTCACGGCGCTCGGGCATCTTCAGGGAGACCATCCGCCGCCAGCCCGCGGCCCGTTCCCAGGCGTACACCGCGTGGATGCCGGCGGCGAGCACCGCCGACTTGGGGCGCGGCCAGTCGAGGATGCGGCCCATGTGGGCCATGACGGCGAGGCTGACGTCGCGGTAGATCCGGATCTCCGCGAGCGCGCACTCGCGGAGGGTCCGCTGGATCACGCGGCCGTGTCCGGCGTAGGCGAAGCGCAGCAGTTCCTCGTGGCAGTAGGCGAGGTGGTTGTCCTCGTCGTTGGAGATCATCTTGACCGCGCGGCCGAGGTCGGGATGGTCGGAGAAGTGCTTGCGCAGCAGCTCCATCTCCTCCGAGGCGCGCTGTTCGGTGACCCTGCTGTGGGCGAGGTAGGTGACGATGTCCGGCACGGTGAGCCGCTCCTCGCCCTTGAGCTTCTCGTGGGCGAGGCCGATGCCGTTCTTCTCCAGGAGCATCGTGTAGTCGGTCTCGTGCGGGACGGGGACGGGCTCCAGACCGCGCTTCTTCAGCAGGGCGTTGAAGATCCGCCCGTGCTTGTCCTCGTCGGCGCCATGGCGGGTGATCTTGGGGGCGAGCGCGCGCTCGCCGTCCGGGACGAGCGCGGCGATGCGGGCGTTCTCCCAGCCGCCCTGGGACTCCCCGCTCGCGGCGATGGAGCAGAACAGGGCGAAGGACTCGTCGTTGTCGAGGATCTCCGTGAACAGACTCTTGGCCGAAAGCATCGTGAGCACCTCTCTGCGGGCCTCCGCGGGACTCCGCAAAGAACGAGTCAAATGCGGCGTGAGGGGTGCTGCAACAGTTGTGTCGGACAACTCCGCCAAAAGGAGGACCGGCGGTGTCACGACGGGGGCGTAACCGCACGGGCGTGGG
Encoded proteins:
- a CDS encoding S8 family peptidase; this translates as MTDQVQPQGPGASGPGPDGAGFTYRGAERELIVVARPEAGLRAGAEGVRSAAGADVSALNMFLDDEQLALEPLFGSEERLRQSPSADPENDLAVFYRVRGGEGRAAELRSRIAALPGVDTAYVKPGAVPATLHSEEDRRLKEGAAVTPDFGSRQGYLRPAPEGIDAHWAWQRPGGTGQGVTVIDVEGAWQLGHEDLAARLAGVVVGTPVDDLAWRNHGTAVIGVIGGDRNEYGVQGAAPDAVTAAASFQGVGTAAAIHAAAERLGPGDIVLVELHRPGPRFEYAERDDQRGYLALEWWPDDFAAVRHASAKGVLVVAAAGNGAESLDDAVYERRPDEFPRGWRNPFNPSNPSSGAVLVGAGAPPPGTHGRDHGPDRSRLAFSNYGSRVDAQGWGHEVTTTGGFWDRPGDLQGGPEEIAWYTDTFSGTSAAAPVVVGALAALQGMLKAAGQAPMSAERARAVLRASGSPQQDAPGRPASQRIGGRPDIRAAVTQLLPHAVDSGRAERYWDELLPYPRELPPRLRLYVAGAWRNLNRPSPELRQAVHAAFAGGRPDVRVWFSDDEIVGLVITG
- the mshC gene encoding cysteine--1-D-myo-inosityl 2-amino-2-deoxy-alpha-D-glucopyranoside ligase; the protein is MYAWPASEVPALPGKGRDLRIHDTATGGLVTLEPGPVARIYVCGITPYDATHMGHAATYNAFDLVQRVWLDTKRQVHYVQNVTDVDDPLLERAERDGVDWVALAEKETALFREDMTALRMLPPRHYIGAVEAIPGIVPLVERLRAAGAAYDLDGDIYFSVEADPDFGKVSGLDAAAMRLLSAERGGDPDRPGKKNPLDPMLWMAAREGEPSWDGASLGRGRPGWHIECVAIALDHLGMGFDVQGGGSDLAFPHHEMGASHAQVLTGEFPMAKAYVHAGMVALHGEKMSKSKGNLVFVSALRRDGVDPVAIRLALLAHHYRADWEWTDQVLRDAETRLARWRAAVSRPDGPGAEALVEEIREALANDLDAPAALAAVDRWAALQQERGGADESAPGVVSRSVDALLGVAL
- a CDS encoding SCO1664 family protein, coding for MSAPERIPPRSVTPLDLLTEGELTVRGRIREASNAALFCTVSHAGQEASCVYKPIAGERPLWDFPDGTLAEREVAAYAVSEATGWDLVPPTVLRDGPHGEGMCQLWIDLVPGSELLALVDREEPGPGWKAVGFAEVGEGRTALLVHADDERLRRLAVLDAVINNADRKGGHLLPAAEERLYGIDHGVTFNVENKLRTLLWGWAGEALTGEAVDVLKGLKAALEPRGALTATLTPLITAAEIDATRARVEAMLTTGVHPEPSGEWPAIPWPPV
- a CDS encoding DUF3090 domain-containing protein — translated: MSRQVFLYDPPERFVAGTVGLPGRRTFFLQASAGGRVTSVALEKTQVAALAERMDELLDEVVRRSGGSAAVPAMAPTEVSDTAPLDAPVEEEFRVGTMALAWDGEEQRMIVEAQALVELEAESDEDLAEAEERLLQDEENGPPMLRVRLTGAQARAFAKRALDVVNAGRPPCPLCSLPLDPEGHVCPRQNGYRRGA
- a CDS encoding histidine phosphatase family protein; the encoded protein is MPTLILVRHGRSTANTEGLLAGWTPGVALDERGAAQAAALPGRLAGLPVSEVVTSPLQRCEETVRPLLDARPGLRAHTDERIGECDYGDWSGRKLAELKDEPLMEIVQAHPSAAAFPGGESMRAMQTRAAEAVREWNARVEREHGSDAVYLMCSHGDIIKSLVAEALGLHLDLFQRIAVEPCSITAIRYTRLRPFLLRLGDTGDFASLAPREEPPAGDAPVGGGAGAP
- the corA gene encoding magnesium/cobalt transporter CorA, which encodes MIVDCAIYRDGTRTEGPKDFSLALAQCRRGGDAFVWIGLYEPTEGEFDRVAQEFGLHPLAVEDALTAHQRPKLEVYDDSLFMVLKPVGYEPKHDVVSAGEVMVFIGDSFVVTVRHGEEAPLAAVRSRLEAEPEMLRHGPTAVLYSIADAVVDHYVDVAGELSTDLEELEADVFSPTGGGSRHTASRIYNFKRQILEFRRATGPLAQPLDRLAGGGVFGVRVPFVHAKAQPFFRDVNDHLTRVNESVEALDRLVSDMLSAHLAQMSVRQNDDMRKISAWAAMAAVPTMIAGIYGMNFDHMPELHWLWSYPAVIAGMAALEVMLYRLFKSRGWL
- a CDS encoding ferritin-like domain-containing protein, whose product is MLSAKSLFTEILDNDESFALFCSIAASGESQGGWENARIAALVPDGERALAPKITRHGADEDKHGRIFNALLKKRGLEPVPVPHETDYTMLLEKNGIGLAHEKLKGEERLTVPDIVTYLAHSRVTEQRASEEMELLRKHFSDHPDLGRAVKMISNDEDNHLAYCHEELLRFAYAGHGRVIQRTLRECALAEIRIYRDVSLAVMAHMGRILDWPRPKSAVLAAGIHAVYAWERAAGWRRMVSLKMPERRDALGGPATSAPEFA